The proteins below are encoded in one region of Lactuca sativa cultivar Salinas chromosome 3, Lsat_Salinas_v11, whole genome shotgun sequence:
- the LOC111912328 gene encoding GEM-like protein 5, which yields MAAGSSSPPKATPPPSSSEDTEKWGTHVMGQPANPSEHPDNQKAASWNAAEHQQFHHQQSPYLIYSPVDKPTSNPLEPVIHFFNSWATKADTISRNIWHNLKTGPSVTGAAWGKVNLTAKAITEGGFESMFKQIFSPSDPNEKLKKTFACYLSTSTGPVAGTIYLSTARIAFCSDRPLCFTAPSGQETWSYYKVIIPLGNLGAVNPVTMREKSSERYIQIVTVDGHDFWFMGFVNYEKASMHLMNSLSEFNGRVAAAGDV from the exons ATGGCAGCAGGATCATCATCTCCTCCAAAAGcaacaccaccaccatcttcatcAGAGGATACAGAGAAATGGGGAACCCATGTCATGGGACAGCCGGCGAACCCATCTGAACACCCTGACAATCAAAAAGCCGCCTCATGGAACGCCGCCGAGCACCAGCAGTTCCACCACCAGCAATCGCCGTATCTGATTTACTCTCCCGTCGATAAACCCACCAGCAACCCATTAGAGCCTGTCATCCACTTCTTCAATTCATGGGCCACCAAGGCAGACACCATCTCCCGCAACATCTGGCACAACT tgaaaacagggCCGTCGGTGACCGGAGCAGCGTGGGGTAAAGTGAACTTAACGGCGAAGGCAATCACGGAGGGTGGATTCGAGTCAATGTTTAAACAGATCTTCTCACCTTCTGATCCAAACGAGAAGCTGAAGAAAACTTTCGCATGTTATCTTTCAACATCCACCGGCCCTGTCGCCGGAACGATCTATCTATCCACTGCTCGTATCGCCTTTTGCAGCGATCGGCCGTTGTGCTTCACGGCACCTTCCGGCCAAGAAACCTGGAGCTACTACAAG GTTATTATACCATTGGGGAATCTTGGAGCTGTGAATCCGGTGACGATGAGGGAGAAATCGTCGGAGAGATACATACAGATAGTTACGGTTGATGGTCATGATTTCTGGTTCATGGGATTTGTGAACTATGAGAAAGCTTCGATGCATCTTATGAACAGCTTATCGGAATTCAATGGAAGAGTGGCAGCAGCTGGTGATGTCTAA